The Oreochromis aureus strain Israel breed Guangdong linkage group 15, ZZ_aureus, whole genome shotgun sequence genome contains the following window.
CTGTCGTCCTGTGTCCCGCAGAAACCCACACAGAGTCGTCCTGTGCGTCCTTGCCAGCGAAAAAGAAACAGAGGGtgacattatgttacagatggATCTAATCCAGCTAAAGGATATGTGCTACAAGAAGAACGTCAGCATCATGTGTTCGACAGACATGAGACGGCTGGCAGAGCTGGTGAACGTGGATGACATCAGCGGCAACGAGGCCTCGCGGGACCTGCACTGCATTCTGGTCACTGTAAGCTTAATTTCAGttaattttcagttcagttcagctcAATTTGCAGTTAACAAATGGCTCATGTTTACCAGTTATCTCTATTAAAATCGTTATAATTAGTACACTTGGCTTCATGACAGGCTACTTCGAATAAGAAGCAAAGTGATGTGTTTTCCGGGAGTTTCACCGTCCTTCCTCGCTGTGTTTCGCAGATCCCTCCAGTGAAGCCGCTTCCACGCCAGGCCCTGCAGatcctcagcagcttctgcgAAGAAAGCCGCCGGAGGGACTCGTCGGTGCATTGCCTTTGTTCTTATCGCTACCCAAGccgcagttgttgttgttgttgtcgttgctgtaaataaaagtgaagGATTAAATTCTTCAGCGTGTTCGTTGTTTCTGAATCCACGTTCTAAAGttgtaaagagaaaaaaaaatgcttgggGGAAAGATGAAATCCTCAGTTTCAGACTTTAAATTTactattttaaaaatgagaGATTTACTGCCTCTCAAAGTGAAAACAGCACAAAGTCATATCCCTGCCAATGAAACGGATGCACCAAAGCCTCCTGGGGCTGTCTTAatcaaaaataacagaaaaaaaaaaattcaaataaaactaaaacccAATAATGTTTATCatctctgcagtttatttcatTGTCAgtgctgacaaaaaaaaaacattaaaccaAACTAGACTTCGGGCTATTCT
Protein-coding sequences here:
- the LOC116333057 gene encoding growth arrest and DNA damage-inducible protein GADD45 gamma-like, with protein sequence MTEQWMMKMVGQALEELLVETYHQNCLRIGVIESYKYMEANPHRVVLCVLASEKETEGDIMLQMDLIQLKDMCYKKNVSIMCSTDMRRLAELVNVDDISGNEASRDLHCILVTIPPVKPLPRQALQILSSFCEESRRRDSSVHCLCSYRYPSRSCCCCCRCCK